In one Pseudomonas hydrolytica genomic region, the following are encoded:
- the hflD gene encoding high frequency lysogenization protein HflD, with amino-acid sequence MTPMQEQLVALGAVFEAAVLADKIARTGQVSEASMSCMLGSLLVRDPQTTLDVYGGDDLNLRDGYRALISSLERNPSALQREPLRYSLAMIGLERQLDKRSDMLQIMGSRLDQIQQQVEHFGLVHDNVIAACGGLYQDTISTFRQRIQVHGDMRFLQQPNNAAKIRALLLAGIRSARLWRQLGGHRWQLVFSRGKLLKALYDMTRN; translated from the coding sequence ATGACTCCGATGCAGGAACAGCTGGTCGCGCTCGGCGCGGTATTCGAAGCCGCCGTGCTGGCCGACAAGATCGCCCGCACCGGCCAGGTCAGCGAAGCCTCGATGAGCTGCATGCTCGGCAGCCTGCTGGTGCGCGATCCGCAAACCACGCTGGACGTCTACGGCGGCGACGATCTCAACCTGCGTGATGGCTATCGCGCGCTGATCAGTTCGCTGGAACGCAACCCGTCCGCCCTGCAGCGCGAGCCGCTGCGCTACTCCCTGGCAATGATCGGCCTGGAGCGCCAACTGGACAAGCGCAGCGACATGCTGCAGATCATGGGCAGCCGCCTGGACCAGATCCAGCAACAGGTCGAGCATTTCGGCCTGGTCCACGACAATGTCATCGCCGCCTGCGGCGGCCTGTACCAGGACACCATCAGCACCTTCCGCCAGCGCATCCAGGTGCACGGCGACATGCGCTTCCTGCAGCAGCCGAACAACGCAGCGAAGATCCGCGCCCTGCTGCTCGCAGGCATTCGCTCGGCGCGCCTGTGGCGTCAGCTCGGCGGCCACCGCTGGCAGCTGGTGTTCAGCCGCGGCAAGCTGCTCAAGGCGCTCTACGACATGACGCGAAACTGA
- the purB gene encoding adenylosuccinate lyase codes for MQLSSLTAVSPVDGRYAGKTSALRPIFSEYGLIRSRVLVEVRWLQRLAAQEGIPEVAPFSAEANALLNELAENFAVEHAERVKEIERTTNHDVKAVEYLLKEQAAKLPELDKVSEFIHFACTSEDINNLSHALMLREGRDNVLLPLMKQLAGAIRELAVKFADVPMLSRTHGQPASPTTLGKELANVVYRLERQIAQVAAVPLLGKINGAVGNYNAHLSAYPSIDWEANARQFIEGDLGLTWNPYTTQIEPHDYIAELFDAIARFNTILIDFDRDVWGYISLGYFKQKTVAGEIGSSTMPHKVNPIDFENSEGNLGIANAIFQHLASKLPISRWQRDLTDSTVLRNLGVGFAHSVIAYEASLKGISKLELNAQRISEDLDACWEVLAEPIQTVMRRYAIENPYEKLKELTRGKGISPEALLAFIDGLDMPAAAKEELKQLTPARYIGNAVAQAKRI; via the coding sequence ATGCAGCTTTCCTCGCTCACCGCGGTTTCCCCCGTCGACGGCCGCTACGCCGGCAAAACCAGCGCCCTGCGCCCCATCTTCAGCGAATACGGCCTGATCCGTAGCCGCGTACTGGTCGAAGTGCGCTGGCTGCAGCGCCTGGCCGCCCAGGAAGGCATCCCGGAAGTCGCGCCCTTCTCCGCCGAAGCCAACGCCCTGCTCAACGAGCTGGCCGAGAACTTCGCCGTCGAGCACGCCGAGCGCGTCAAGGAAATCGAGCGCACCACCAACCACGACGTCAAGGCCGTGGAATACCTGCTCAAGGAGCAGGCCGCCAAGCTGCCGGAGCTGGACAAGGTCAGCGAGTTCATCCATTTCGCCTGCACCAGCGAGGACATCAACAACCTGTCCCACGCCCTGATGCTGCGCGAAGGCCGCGACAACGTACTGCTGCCGCTGATGAAGCAACTGGCAGGCGCCATCCGCGAGCTGGCGGTGAAGTTCGCCGACGTGCCGATGCTGTCGCGCACCCACGGCCAGCCGGCCTCGCCGACCACGCTGGGCAAGGAACTGGCCAACGTCGTCTACCGCCTGGAGCGGCAGATCGCTCAGGTCGCTGCCGTGCCGCTGCTGGGCAAGATCAACGGCGCCGTGGGCAACTACAACGCGCACCTGTCGGCCTACCCGAGCATCGACTGGGAAGCCAACGCCCGTCAGTTCATCGAAGGTGACCTGGGCCTGACCTGGAACCCCTACACCACCCAGATCGAGCCGCACGACTACATCGCCGAGCTGTTCGACGCCATTGCCCGCTTCAACACCATCCTGATCGACTTCGACCGCGACGTCTGGGGCTATATCTCCCTCGGCTACTTCAAGCAGAAGACCGTGGCTGGCGAGATTGGCTCCTCGACCATGCCGCACAAGGTCAACCCGATCGACTTCGAGAACTCCGAAGGCAATCTGGGCATCGCCAACGCGATCTTCCAGCACCTGGCCAGCAAGCTGCCGATCTCCCGCTGGCAGCGCGACCTGACCGACTCCACCGTGCTGCGCAACCTGGGTGTCGGCTTCGCGCACAGCGTCATCGCTTATGAGGCAAGCCTCAAGGGAATCAGCAAGTTGGAGCTCAATGCTCAACGTATTTCAGAGGATCTGGACGCCTGCTGGGAAGTGCTCGCCGAGCCGATCCAGACCGTGATGCGCCGCTACGCCATCGAGAACCCGTACGAGAAGCTCAAGGAGCTGACCCGCGGCAAGGGCATCAGCCCCGAGGCCCTGCTGGCCTTCATCGACGGCCTGGACATGCCGGCCGCCGCCAAGGAAGAGCTCAAGCAACTGACCCCGGCGCGCTACATCGGTAACGCCGTGGCCCAGGCCAAGCGCATCTGA
- a CDS encoding NADP-dependent isocitrate dehydrogenase, which translates to MSTPSKIIYTFTDEAPALATYSLLPIVEAFAASADISVETRDISLAGRILASFADRLDADKRIDDDLAKLAELTLQPDANIIKLPNISASVPQLKAAIAELQAQGYNIPDFPEDPQSEEDKEVRARYAKVLGSAVNPVLREGNSDRRAPAAVKAYARKHPHSMGKWSMASQSHADYMRGGDFFSSEQSITMAKAGDVRIEFVGKDGKVEVKKQLALQEGEVFDSMFMSCRKLRDFFEKTLQDCKETGVMWSLHVKATMMKVSHPIVFGHAVSVYYKDVFDKYGELFKELGVNPNNGISSVYDKIKALPASQQEEILHDIHEVYSHRPEMAMVDSVKGITNLHIPSDVIVDASMPAMIRNSGQMWGKDGKQKDTKAVMPESTYARIYQEMINFCKTNGAFDPTTMGSVPNVGLMAQKAEEYGSHDKTFEMTADGTMRVVAADGTVLMQHQVEAGDIWRACQTKDAPIRDWVKLAVTRARQSNTPAIFWLDPERAHDRELQKKVELYLKDHDLTGLDIRMMGYNEAIRVSMERMIRGLDTISVTGNVLRDYLTDLFPIMELGTSAKMLSIVPLMAGGGMYETGAGGSAPKHVQQLVEENYLRWDSLGEFLALAVSLEETGIKTNNAKAKVLGKTLDQATGKLLDNNKSPARKVGEIDNRGSHFYLALYWAQALAEQNDDAELKAHFAPLAKQLTEQEATIVGELAAVQGKPVDIGGYYRSNPELTSQVMRPSATFNAALAALNA; encoded by the coding sequence ATGTCCACCCCTTCGAAGATCATCTACACCTTCACCGACGAAGCTCCGGCCCTTGCTACCTATTCGCTTCTGCCCATTGTAGAAGCCTTTGCCGCATCGGCTGACATCTCCGTTGAAACCCGCGACATCTCTCTTGCTGGACGGATCCTGGCAAGCTTTGCTGACCGCCTGGACGCCGACAAGCGCATCGATGACGACCTGGCCAAACTGGCCGAGCTGACCCTGCAGCCGGACGCCAACATCATCAAACTGCCGAACATCAGCGCCTCCGTACCCCAGCTCAAGGCTGCCATCGCCGAGCTGCAGGCCCAGGGCTACAACATTCCCGATTTCCCGGAAGATCCGCAGAGCGAAGAAGACAAGGAAGTGCGCGCGCGCTACGCCAAGGTGCTGGGCAGCGCGGTGAACCCGGTGCTGCGCGAAGGCAACTCCGACCGCCGCGCGCCGGCCGCGGTCAAGGCCTATGCGCGCAAGCACCCGCACAGCATGGGCAAGTGGAGCATGGCTTCGCAGTCCCACGCCGACTACATGCGCGGCGGCGACTTCTTCTCCAGCGAGCAGTCGATCACCATGGCCAAGGCCGGTGACGTGCGCATCGAGTTCGTCGGCAAGGACGGCAAGGTTGAGGTCAAGAAGCAACTGGCCCTGCAGGAAGGCGAAGTGTTCGACAGCATGTTCATGAGCTGCCGCAAGCTGCGTGACTTCTTCGAGAAGACCCTGCAGGACTGCAAGGAAACCGGCGTGATGTGGTCCCTGCACGTCAAGGCGACCATGATGAAGGTCTCCCACCCGATCGTCTTCGGCCACGCGGTCAGCGTTTACTACAAGGACGTGTTCGACAAGTACGGCGAGCTGTTCAAAGAGCTGGGCGTCAACCCGAACAACGGCATCAGCAGCGTCTACGACAAGATCAAGGCCCTGCCCGCCTCGCAGCAGGAAGAGATCCTGCACGACATCCACGAGGTCTACAGCCATCGCCCGGAAATGGCCATGGTCGACTCGGTCAAGGGCATCACCAACCTGCACATCCCGAGCGACGTGATCGTCGACGCCTCGATGCCGGCGATGATCCGCAACTCCGGGCAGATGTGGGGCAAGGACGGCAAGCAGAAAGACACCAAGGCCGTCATGCCTGAGAGCACCTATGCGCGCATCTACCAGGAAATGATCAACTTCTGCAAAACCAACGGTGCGTTCGACCCGACCACCATGGGCAGCGTGCCGAACGTCGGCCTGATGGCGCAGAAGGCCGAGGAATACGGCTCCCACGACAAGACCTTCGAAATGACCGCTGACGGCACCATGCGCGTCGTCGCTGCCGACGGCACCGTGCTGATGCAGCACCAGGTCGAAGCCGGCGACATCTGGCGCGCCTGCCAGACCAAGGACGCGCCGATCCGCGACTGGGTCAAGCTGGCCGTTACCCGCGCCCGTCAGTCCAACACCCCGGCGATCTTCTGGCTGGACCCGGAGCGCGCTCACGATCGCGAGCTGCAGAAGAAGGTCGAGCTGTACCTCAAGGACCACGATCTGACCGGCCTGGACATCCGCATGATGGGCTACAACGAAGCCATCCGCGTATCCATGGAGCGCATGATTCGTGGCCTGGACACCATCTCGGTGACCGGCAACGTATTGCGTGACTACCTGACCGACCTGTTCCCGATCATGGAGCTGGGCACCTCGGCCAAGATGCTGTCCATCGTTCCGCTGATGGCGGGCGGCGGCATGTACGAGACCGGTGCCGGCGGCTCGGCGCCCAAGCACGTGCAGCAGCTGGTCGAAGAGAACTACCTGCGCTGGGACTCCCTGGGCGAGTTCCTGGCCCTGGCCGTGTCGCTGGAAGAAACCGGCATCAAGACCAACAACGCCAAGGCCAAGGTACTGGGCAAGACCCTGGACCAGGCCACCGGCAAGCTGCTGGACAACAACAAGTCCCCGGCGCGCAAGGTGGGTGAGATCGACAACCGCGGCAGCCACTTCTACCTGGCGCTGTACTGGGCCCAGGCCCTGGCCGAGCAGAACGACGATGCCGAGCTGAAGGCTCACTTCGCCCCGCTGGCCAAGCAGCTGACCGAGCAGGAAGCGACCATCGTTGGCGAACTGGCTGCCGTACAGGGCAAGCCGGTCGACATCGGAGGCTACTACCGCTCCAACCCCGAGCTGACCAGCCAGGTGATGCGCCCCAGCGCCACCTTCAACGCGGCCCTGGCTGCGCTGAATGCCTGA
- a CDS encoding cupin domain-containing protein, giving the protein MNPDTPLQLLGGLTAREFLRDYWQKKPLLVRQAIPDFESPISPDELAGLALEEEVESRLVIEHGERPWELQRGPFNEDTFQDLPERDWTLLVQAVDQFVPEVAELLEDFKFLPKWRIDDLMISFAAPGGGVGPHFDNYDVFLLQAHGHRRWQIGQMCDSDSPLLPHADLKILAEFEPTDEWVLAPGDMLYLPPCLAHCGTAEDDCMTYSVGFRAPSAAEVLTHFTDFLGQFLPDEERYSDADIQPSEDPNQIQRDALERLKALLNEHMSDERLLMTWFGQFMTEPKYPELVAGIEIEEEDFLGALEDGAILIRNPSARMAWSEVGDDLVLFASGQSRLVSTSLRELLKLICSADALHVENLGAWLADDEGRTLLWELVKQGSLGFADE; this is encoded by the coding sequence ATGAATCCTGATACTCCGCTGCAATTGCTGGGTGGCCTCACAGCCCGTGAATTCCTGCGCGACTACTGGCAGAAGAAACCGCTGCTGGTGCGCCAGGCCATTCCCGACTTCGAAAGCCCGATCAGCCCGGACGAACTGGCCGGCCTGGCGCTGGAAGAGGAAGTCGAGTCGCGCCTGGTGATCGAGCATGGCGAGCGCCCCTGGGAACTGCAGCGTGGCCCGTTCAACGAAGACACCTTCCAGGATCTGCCCGAGCGCGACTGGACCCTGCTGGTCCAGGCCGTCGATCAGTTCGTCCCGGAAGTGGCCGAGCTGCTGGAGGACTTCAAGTTCCTGCCCAAGTGGCGCATCGACGATCTGATGATCAGCTTCGCCGCGCCCGGCGGCGGCGTCGGCCCGCATTTCGACAACTACGACGTATTCCTGCTGCAGGCTCACGGTCATCGCCGCTGGCAGATCGGCCAGATGTGCGATTCCGACAGCCCGCTGCTCCCCCACGCCGATCTGAAGATCCTGGCCGAATTCGAACCAACCGATGAATGGGTGCTGGCACCCGGCGACATGCTCTACCTGCCGCCATGCCTCGCCCACTGTGGCACCGCTGAGGATGATTGCATGACTTATTCCGTGGGCTTCCGCGCGCCGAGCGCCGCCGAAGTACTGACCCATTTCACCGATTTCCTCGGCCAGTTCCTGCCCGACGAAGAGCGCTACAGCGATGCCGACATCCAGCCGAGCGAGGATCCCAACCAGATCCAGCGCGACGCCCTGGAGCGCCTCAAGGCCCTGCTCAACGAGCACATGAGCGACGAGCGCCTGCTGATGACCTGGTTCGGCCAGTTCATGACCGAGCCCAAGTACCCGGAGCTGGTCGCCGGCATCGAGATCGAGGAGGAAGATTTCCTCGGCGCCCTGGAAGATGGCGCGATCCTCATCCGCAACCCCAGCGCACGCATGGCCTGGTCGGAAGTCGGTGACGACCTGGTGCTGTTCGCCAGCGGCCAGAGCCGCCTGGTTTCGACCAGCCTGCGCGAGCTGCTGAAGCTGATCTGCAGCGCTGACGCGTTACATGTGGAAAACCTCGGTGCCTGGCTGGCCGATGACGAGGGGCGTACCCTGCTATGGGAACTGGTCAAACAGGGCAGCCTGGGGTTCGCCGATGAGTGA
- a CDS encoding DMT family transporter encodes MEPASRSVKPLQGALLLALSALLFAFTGVGIREVSASVNNESVVFFRNLVGVLFFLPLLLVRGVRPLRTTRLKSHLWRTTYGLAAMYCFFYAIAHLPLADAMLFTYSAPVFTPLIAHIWLKEPLTRRMLISSLIGLCGVLLVAKPSAALFEGAALVGLAASLLAAFAFVSIREMSDSEPATRIVFYFSLFSALFSAIPLTWSWQPLDATQLSWLLGIGLLATASQVIMSRAYGLAPPGLIGPVAYLAIVFAGIIAWLLWGETPDSLSLLGAALIFAASLLSVARRRA; translated from the coding sequence ATGGAGCCCGCCAGCCGCAGCGTCAAACCCCTTCAGGGTGCCCTGCTGCTGGCACTCTCGGCGCTGCTGTTCGCCTTCACCGGAGTCGGCATTCGCGAGGTCTCCGCCAGCGTCAACAACGAGTCGGTGGTGTTCTTCCGCAACCTGGTCGGCGTGCTGTTCTTTTTGCCGCTGCTGCTGGTGCGCGGCGTCCGTCCGCTGCGCACGACCCGCCTGAAGTCCCACCTGTGGCGCACCACCTACGGCCTCGCGGCGATGTACTGCTTCTTCTACGCCATCGCCCACCTCCCCCTGGCCGACGCCATGCTGTTCACCTACTCGGCGCCGGTGTTCACCCCGCTGATCGCGCATATCTGGCTCAAGGAACCGCTGACCCGGCGCATGCTGATCAGCAGCCTGATCGGCCTGTGCGGGGTGCTGCTGGTGGCCAAACCCAGCGCCGCACTGTTCGAAGGTGCAGCCCTGGTCGGTCTGGCGGCCAGCCTGCTGGCCGCATTCGCCTTCGTTTCCATCCGCGAGATGAGCGACAGCGAGCCAGCGACGCGCATCGTCTTCTATTTCTCGCTGTTCAGCGCGCTGTTTTCCGCCATCCCGCTGACCTGGAGCTGGCAACCGCTCGATGCCACGCAACTGAGCTGGCTGCTGGGCATCGGCCTGCTGGCCACCGCCAGCCAGGTGATCATGTCGCGCGCCTATGGCCTGGCGCCGCCCGGGCTGATCGGCCCGGTCGCCTACCTGGCCATCGTCTTCGCCGGCATCATCGCCTGGCTGCTCTGGGGCGAGACGCCGGACAGCCTCTCGCTGCTCGGCGCGGCGCTGATCTTTGCCGCCAGTCTGTTATCGGTCGCCAGGCGCAGGGCATAG
- a CDS encoding histone acetyltransferase HPA2, with protein MNEKDAPVEPIDTPEAIELAAIEFESPGRFAVHNPQSVTPDAAQWEPAPFILGQHEHLERFSQPQEARAHVLALIQQAQRSLCLYSDDLEPWLYHHSSVQHACTRFLLSSPRARLRILLRDPTRAVKEGHRLLSLSRRLSSNLHIRKLNPDHASEELAYLIADDRGLLLRPELDQQSGYTLYNDPARVRQRQAQFDQAWDTSITDPDLRSFLL; from the coding sequence ATGAACGAAAAAGACGCCCCGGTCGAACCGATCGATACGCCAGAAGCCATTGAGCTGGCAGCCATCGAATTCGAGTCGCCGGGGCGTTTTGCCGTGCACAACCCGCAGTCCGTGACGCCGGATGCGGCGCAATGGGAGCCGGCGCCCTTCATCCTCGGTCAGCACGAGCACCTGGAACGCTTCAGCCAGCCGCAGGAGGCGCGCGCTCACGTGCTGGCACTGATCCAGCAGGCCCAGCGCAGCCTGTGCCTTTACAGCGACGACCTGGAGCCCTGGCTCTATCACCACAGCAGCGTGCAGCATGCCTGCACCCGCTTTCTGCTGAGCAGCCCGCGTGCGCGCCTGCGCATCCTGCTGCGCGATCCGACCCGTGCCGTGAAGGAAGGTCACCGGCTACTCAGCCTGTCTCGCCGCTTGTCGTCGAATCTGCATATCCGCAAACTCAACCCGGACCATGCCAGCGAGGAGCTGGCCTACCTGATTGCCGACGACCGAGGGCTGCTGTTACGCCCGGAGCTCGACCAGCAGTCCGGCTATACCCTGTACAACGACCCGGCGCGCGTTCGTCAGCGCCAGGCCCAGTTCGACCAGGCCTGGGACACCAGCATCACCGACCCCGATCTGCGGAGCTTTCTGCTATGA
- a CDS encoding NUDIX hydrolase, protein MEWQPHITVATVIEDDGRFLLVEEFKAGRMVLNQPAGHLEANESLREAALRETLEETGWEVELTGLLGIYLYTAPSNGVTYQRVCFSARPVHHDPARELDSDISGITWLTRDELAVQPERWRSELVLRCVDDYLAGINGPLELVRD, encoded by the coding sequence ATGGAATGGCAACCCCATATCACCGTGGCCACGGTAATCGAAGACGATGGCCGTTTTCTGTTAGTCGAAGAATTCAAGGCTGGCCGCATGGTGCTCAACCAGCCGGCCGGCCATCTGGAAGCCAACGAATCGCTGCGCGAGGCGGCGCTGCGCGAAACCCTTGAGGAAACCGGCTGGGAGGTCGAACTCACCGGCCTGCTCGGCATCTACCTCTATACCGCCCCGAGCAACGGCGTGACCTACCAGCGCGTGTGCTTCAGCGCCCGCCCCGTGCACCATGACCCCGCGCGCGAGCTGGACAGCGACATCAGCGGCATCACCTGGCTGACCCGCGACGAGCTGGCGGTGCAACCCGAGCGCTGGCGCAGCGAGCTGGTGTTGCGTTGCGTGGATGATTACCTGGCCGGCATAAACGGACCGCTGGAGCTGGTGCGCGATTGA
- the mnmA gene encoding tRNA 2-thiouridine(34) synthase MnmA — MQAPSTQRVIVGMSGGVDSSVSALLLMEQGYQVEGLFMKNWDEDDGTEYCTAMDDLADAQAVCDRIGIKLHTANFAAEYWDNVFEHFLAEYKAGRTPNPDILCNREIKFKAFLDYALSLGADLIATGHYVRRRDIEGRTELLKGLDPNKDQSYFLHAVGGEQIAKTLFPVGELEKPQVRAIAEKYELATAKKKDSTGICFIGERRFSDFLKQYLPAQPGDIETTEGQVIGRHHGLMYHTIGQRQGLGIGGLKDAGDDPWYVLRKDLTRNVLIVGQGNEHPWLFSRALLASDIYWVNPVDLSTPRRLTAKVRYRQSDQSCTLEKTENGYRAVFDEPQRAVTPGQSVVFYDGEVCLGGGVIETAQAWYEDAR; from the coding sequence ATGCAAGCACCTAGCACCCAACGCGTGATCGTCGGCATGTCCGGCGGCGTCGACTCGTCCGTTTCCGCCCTGCTGTTGATGGAGCAGGGTTACCAGGTCGAAGGCCTGTTCATGAAGAACTGGGACGAAGACGACGGCACCGAATACTGCACTGCCATGGACGACCTGGCCGACGCCCAAGCCGTATGCGACCGCATCGGCATCAAGCTGCACACCGCCAACTTCGCCGCCGAGTACTGGGACAACGTGTTCGAGCATTTCCTGGCCGAATACAAGGCCGGACGTACGCCGAACCCGGACATCCTGTGCAACCGCGAGATCAAGTTCAAAGCCTTCCTCGACTACGCCCTGTCGCTCGGTGCCGACCTGATCGCCACCGGCCACTACGTGCGCCGTCGCGATATCGAGGGCCGTACCGAGCTGCTCAAGGGCCTGGACCCGAACAAGGACCAGAGCTACTTCCTGCACGCCGTCGGTGGCGAGCAGATCGCCAAGACCCTGTTCCCGGTCGGCGAGCTGGAGAAGCCGCAGGTACGCGCCATTGCCGAAAAATACGAGCTGGCCACGGCGAAGAAGAAGGACTCCACCGGCATCTGCTTCATTGGCGAACGCCGCTTCAGCGACTTCCTCAAGCAGTACCTGCCGGCACAGCCGGGTGACATCGAAACCACCGAAGGTCAGGTCATCGGCCGTCATCACGGCCTGATGTACCACACCATTGGCCAGCGCCAGGGCTTGGGCATCGGTGGCCTCAAGGATGCCGGCGACGATCCCTGGTACGTGCTGCGCAAGGACCTGACGCGCAACGTGCTGATCGTCGGCCAGGGTAACGAACACCCCTGGCTGTTCTCCCGCGCCCTGCTCGCCTCGGACATCTACTGGGTCAACCCCGTGGACCTGAGCACGCCGCGCCGCCTCACGGCCAAGGTGCGTTACCGCCAGAGCGATCAAAGCTGCACTCTGGAGAAGACCGAGAACGGCTATCGCGCCGTGTTCGACGAGCCGCAGCGCGCCGTTACCCCGGGTCAGTCCGTGGTGTTCTACGACGGTGAGGTGTGCCTCGGCGGCGGCGTGATCGAAACCGCGCAAGCCTGGTACGAGGACGCCCGATGA
- a CDS encoding GNAT family N-acetyltransferase yields MSEITVRVADWHRDNAELRRIRDSVFVAEQSVPPELEWDAEDTDAVHFLAEEGDYAVGTARLLPDGHIGRVSVLKDWRGLKVGETLMQAVIAEAEKRGLRQQMLTAQVHATPFYERLGFRIVSDEYLDAGIPHVDMVRTSQ; encoded by the coding sequence ATGAGTGAGATCACCGTCCGCGTCGCGGACTGGCATAGGGACAATGCCGAGCTTCGCCGCATCCGCGACAGCGTGTTCGTCGCCGAGCAATCGGTGCCGCCGGAACTGGAGTGGGACGCCGAAGACACCGACGCCGTGCACTTTCTCGCCGAAGAAGGTGATTACGCGGTGGGCACCGCACGCCTGCTGCCGGACGGTCACATCGGCCGCGTTTCGGTGCTCAAGGACTGGCGCGGCCTCAAGGTCGGCGAAACCCTGATGCAGGCGGTGATCGCCGAAGCGGAAAAGCGCGGCCTGCGTCAGCAAATGCTCACCGCTCAGGTGCACGCCACGCCGTTCTATGAAAGGCTAGGCTTCAGGATTGTCAGCGACGAGTACCTCGACGCCGGCATACCGCACGTGGATATGGTGCGCACCAGCCAGTAG